Proteins encoded in a region of the Variovorax sp. PAMC 28711 genome:
- the phbB gene encoding acetoacetyl-CoA reductase produces MSKKVAYVTGGMGGIGTAICQRLHKDGFTVIAGCGPTRDHAKWLAEQKAEGYEFFASVGNVGDWNSTVDAFSKAKAEHGSIDVLVNNAGITRDRMFIKMTPEDWSAVIETNLNSMFNVTKQVVGDMVEKGWGRIVNISSVNGAKGQAGQTNYSAAKAGMHGFTMALAQEMANKGVTVNTVSPGYIGTDMVNAIRQEVLDKIIATIPVKRLGKPSEIASIISWLATDEGGYSTGADFSVNGGLHMH; encoded by the coding sequence ATGAGCAAGAAAGTCGCATACGTCACCGGGGGCATGGGTGGCATCGGAACCGCCATCTGCCAACGCCTTCACAAGGACGGATTCACCGTGATCGCCGGCTGCGGACCGACACGCGACCACGCCAAGTGGCTGGCTGAACAAAAAGCCGAGGGGTACGAGTTCTTCGCCTCGGTCGGCAATGTCGGCGACTGGAATTCGACGGTGGACGCGTTCTCCAAGGCCAAGGCCGAGCACGGCAGCATCGATGTGCTCGTGAACAACGCCGGCATCACGCGCGACCGCATGTTCATCAAGATGACGCCCGAAGACTGGAGCGCGGTCATCGAAACCAACCTCAACAGCATGTTCAACGTGACCAAGCAGGTCGTCGGCGACATGGTCGAAAAGGGCTGGGGCCGTATCGTGAACATCAGCTCGGTGAACGGCGCCAAGGGCCAGGCCGGCCAGACCAATTATTCGGCGGCGAAGGCCGGCATGCACGGCTTTACGATGGCGCTCGCCCAGGAAATGGCCAACAAGGGCGTCACTGTCAATACCGTGAGCCCGGGCTACATCGGCACCGACATGGTGAATGCCATCCGCCAGGAAGTGCTGGACAAGATCATCGCGACCATCCCGGTCAAGCGTCTGGGCAAGCCGAGCGAGATCGCCTCGATCATCTCGTGGCTCGCCACTGACGAAGGGGGCTATTCCACCGGCGCCGATTTCTCGGTGAACGGTGGCCTCCACATGCACTGA
- a CDS encoding dicarboxylate/amino acid:cation symporter, with product MATITTTSAKKLPLYRSLYVQVITAVIIGVLLGHFYPAVGESMKPLGDGFIKLIKMIIAPIIFCTVVIGIAGMEDMKKVGKTGGLALLYFEVVSSIALVVGLVLVNVIKPGAGMNIDAATLDTKAIAAYTGPGKMTGTVDFLLNVIPTTVVDAFAKGEVLQVLLIAVMFGFALHKFGGRGTLVFDVIEKGSHVLFTIVGYIMKLAPIGAFGAMAFTIGKYGVGSLFSLGKLMGTFYMTCLLFIFVVLGLIARFHGFSIWKFIKYIKEELLIVLGTSSSESVLPRMMEKMENLGAAKTTVGLVIPTGYSFNLDGTSIYLTMAAVFIAQATNTPMTLMQEITLLAVLLLTSKGAAGITGSGFIVLAATLSAVGHVPVAGLALILGIDRFMSEARALTNLVGNGVATLVVAKWTNELDMDRLQAGLNGETWVEAQAPEVLINAKDSHMAK from the coding sequence ATGGCAACCATAACGACTACATCCGCTAAAAAGCTCCCTCTCTACCGATCGCTCTATGTGCAGGTGATCACCGCCGTGATCATCGGCGTGCTGCTCGGGCACTTCTACCCGGCGGTCGGCGAAAGCATGAAGCCGCTGGGCGACGGCTTCATCAAGCTGATCAAGATGATCATCGCGCCGATCATCTTCTGCACGGTGGTGATTGGCATCGCCGGCATGGAAGACATGAAGAAGGTCGGCAAGACCGGCGGTCTGGCGCTGCTCTATTTTGAAGTCGTCAGTTCCATTGCGCTGGTCGTGGGGCTGGTGCTGGTCAACGTGATCAAGCCCGGCGCCGGCATGAACATCGACGCGGCCACGCTCGACACCAAGGCGATCGCCGCCTATACCGGCCCTGGCAAGATGACTGGCACGGTCGATTTCCTGCTCAACGTGATCCCGACGACCGTGGTCGACGCGTTCGCCAAGGGCGAAGTGCTGCAGGTGCTGCTGATCGCGGTGATGTTCGGCTTCGCGCTGCACAAGTTCGGTGGCCGCGGCACGCTGGTGTTCGATGTGATCGAAAAGGGTTCGCACGTGCTCTTCACGATCGTCGGCTACATCATGAAGCTGGCGCCCATCGGCGCCTTCGGTGCGATGGCGTTCACGATCGGCAAATACGGCGTGGGCAGCCTGTTCTCGCTGGGCAAGCTCATGGGCACTTTCTACATGACCTGCCTCCTGTTCATCTTCGTGGTGCTCGGGCTGATCGCGAGGTTCCACGGGTTCAGCATCTGGAAGTTCATCAAGTACATCAAGGAAGAACTCCTGATCGTGCTGGGTACTTCGTCGTCCGAATCGGTGCTCCCGCGCATGATGGAAAAGATGGAAAACCTTGGTGCCGCCAAGACCACGGTCGGCCTGGTGATTCCCACCGGGTACTCGTTCAACCTCGACGGTACATCTATCTATCTCACGATGGCAGCGGTGTTCATTGCGCAGGCCACGAACACGCCGATGACGCTGATGCAGGAAATCACGCTCCTCGCGGTGCTGCTGCTGACGTCCAAGGGCGCGGCAGGTATCACCGGCAGCGGCTTCATCGTGCTGGCGGCGACGCTGTCGGCGGTGGGGCATGTGCCGGTGGCCGGACTGGCGCTCATCCTGGGCATCGACCGCTTCATGTCGGAAGCACGTGCGCTGACCAATCTGGTCGGCAACGGCGTCGCGACGCTGGTCGTCGCCAAGTGGACCAACGAGCTCGACATGGACCGGCTGCAGGCCGGGCTCAACGGCGAGACGTGGGTCGAAGCGCAGGCGCCCGAGGTGTTGATCAACGCCAAAGACAGCCACATGGCGAAGTGA